The sequence TTGCCAATGGACGACGTGCTCGCGATCGGCCGCCAGGTCACTGCAGCGCTCGCCGTCGCACATCGCGCCGGCATCATCCACCGCGATGTGAAACCCTCGAACATCATCATCACGCCCGACGGCACTGTGAAGCTGCTGGATTTCGGCATCGCCAAGAGTCCGGACAGCGACCTCACGGGACAGGGCACGACGCTTGGAACGGTTGCCTACATGAGCCCCGAGCAGACGCGCTCCACCGATATCGACGCGCGCACGGATGTGTGGAGCTTCGGGGTCGTGCTCTACGAGATGCTCGCGGGCAGGCGCCCGTTTGCCGGCGATAATGATGGGGCGGTCATCTATGGCATCCGGAACGACGAGCCGGCCGCCATTGATCAGCTCCGCCCCGACACACCGCCTGCCGTTGCACTGATTGTCGAGACGTGTCTGGCGAAGGATCCTGCGCAGCGGTATGCCGACGGCGATGCCCTGCTCGCTGCGTTGGCTGCGGCCAGTAGCGGCGACGCATTGAGCTCACTGCGCGCGCCGGCGGACGGCGGGACCCGGGGACGCCCCGGCGCGGCAACAATTATGACGACGGCGCGTTTGCGCCGGCGGGTGGCAGCGGTCCTCGGCGCGATCGCCATCCTCGCGGCCGCGATCTATGCCGCGGCAGCGATCGGCGGCCGAGACCGGGCGCTCGACCCGCAGCGCGTGCTCGTGCCACCACTCGAGAACCGGTCCGGCGATGCAGCGCTCGATCCGGTCGGCAGCATCGCCGCCGATCTGATCATCGGTGACATCACTCGAGCCGGCCTGCCGGACGTCGTGCCGGTGACGGCGGCACTCGCGGCATCACGCTATGTCGTGAGCGAGCAACGGAGCGATTCCACGGCGCGCACGCGCCTGCTCGCGATGGAGACGGGCGCCGGCATCGTGGTTACCGGCGCGTACTACGTGCAGCGCGACTCGTTGTACCTGCACGCACAGATCATGGACATGACGGCTGGCGATGTCATCGGTGCAGCAGGCCCCGTCGCGACCCATGTCGATGCGCCGCTTGCCGGGATCGTCGCACTGCGCGAACAGCTGCTCACCGTGCTCGCGCCGCATCTGCTTCCGAGTGGACGGGAAATCGCGGAGTGGGAGAGTACACCGCCACCTTTCGAGGCGTACCGCGCATTCGCCCTCGGTCTGGAGCTGTTCATCGAGCGGCACTGGCCAGCGGCGATCGAGCGGTTCACGGAGGCGGCGCGAATAGATTCCACGTTCACGCCCGCGCTGCTCATGGCCGGTCTCGCGCACGTGAATCTCGGCAATCTCGCCGCGGTGGATTCGATCCTCGACAGGATCGGTGAGCGACCGCAGCTGACGACACCCGTCAATCGCATGGGTTTCGACCTGCTCAATGCGCTCGTCCGCGGCGACCACGAGGCGGGCTATCGGGCGCACCGGCGCGCGCCCGAGTACGCACCGGGCACGCTCCCGCACTGGGGGCTCGCCAACTCCGCGCTGTGGGTCAACCGGCCACGCGAGTCGGTGCGTGTCGCAAGAGACCTCGATCCGGAGCGCGGTGACCTGCGCGGCTGGTTCCTCTACTGGCGGGACTTCGCGGAGGCCTACCACCGCCTCGGCGAGCACCGCAATGAGCTTCGCGTTGCACGCCGTGCGCGCGAGCTGTTCCCCGGCGATGCGGCCGCGCTGCGGCTGGAGGCTCGCGCG is a genomic window of Longimicrobiales bacterium containing:
- a CDS encoding protein kinase, which translates into the protein MSGDARRERLATLLEQALAHEPADRAAFLARSCAGDDELLDEITSLVEAYDASTGWFEDMSARVISPALTAAAGDALIGTRVGHYDVLERVADGGMGVVYRAHDPRLGRFAALKFLPVTISRDDNARARMLAEARSASALDHANIGVVYDIGEHDGRQFIAFAWYDGDTLKSRVAVGPLPMDDVLAIGRQVTAALAVAHRAGIIHRDVKPSNIIITPDGTVKLLDFGIAKSPDSDLTGQGTTLGTVAYMSPEQTRSTDIDARTDVWSFGVVLYEMLAGRRPFAGDNDGAVIYGIRNDEPAAIDQLRPDTPPAVALIVETCLAKDPAQRYADGDALLAALAAASSGDALSSLRAPADGGTRGRPGAATIMTTARLRRRVAAVLGAIAILAAAIYAAAAIGGRDRALDPQRVLVPPLENRSGDAALDPVGSIAADLIIGDITRAGLPDVVPVTAALAASRYVVSEQRSDSTARTRLLAMETGAGIVVTGAYYVQRDSLYLHAQIMDMTAGDVIGAAGPVATHVDAPLAGIVALREQLLTVLAPHLLPSGREIAEWESTPPPFEAYRAFALGLELFIERHWPAAIERFTEAARIDSTFTPALLMAGLAHVNLGNLAAVDSILDRIGERPQLTTPVNRMGFDLLNALVRGDHEAGYRAHRRAPEYAPGTLPHWGLANSALWVNRPRESVRVARDLDPERGDLRGWFLYWRDFAEAYHRLGEHRNELRVARRARELFPGDAAALRLEARALAALGRARSLERLLAGEMDVGTVPADVLLDTGLELRAHGEIQAGDALIRRSLEYAPTPWNLTGSARERAAAHYYLGEYADAERLSREHLAEFPASFQTQALLGVIAARRGDTAEAMAVADRLALLDRPYLRGVNTWWRARIAAVLGRRDEAVRLLERSYREGMYLWRPLHVEPDFDPLRTYPPFIEFVRPRG